From Dromaius novaehollandiae isolate bDroNov1 chromosome 15, bDroNov1.hap1, whole genome shotgun sequence, a single genomic window includes:
- the CCNJL gene encoding cyclin-J-like protein isoform X1 — MSHYLLIFLLPVSSLLALHRWGKSLTEKELDSRNPCMEFIAVLNTKLPKMELKLPIYKAHSPQIGMRRYFIDLLAVLSNRCNLCPTARHLAVYLLDVFMDHYDISVKQLYVISIACLLLASKFEEKEDRVPKLEHLNNLVYMYSVNVVLNKKDLLRMELLLLENFNWNLCLPTPAHYIDYYLFASVGENDLHNGWPITSLTKVKPFMEKYAYYFLDFSVQDHTFLLFRPSLIAAACVCASRICMQISPAWTTQLELLTSYSWEHLAQCIEMMLIYYENDVKEASNVKKQVTIQHQQQVMENLSHQTTTQVLFQQSSYHPLAQHSATFSQFQSPVQDLCSAYRDSLQAQRPSSLLAGSANSSLCSYAALQASLQPSAQTLPIQTPTAMQVAMGTEPRHCISMAYGSSYFSGQHSYAAGCFDS; from the exons ATGTCACATTACTTGCTAATTTTTCTACTGCCTGTCAGTTCACTCCTGGCTTTACATCGATGGGGGAAGAGCCTTACTGAAAAGGAACTAGACAGTAGAAATCCTTGTATGGAATTTATCGCCGTGTTGAACACCAAACTGCCTAAGATG GAACTTAAGCTGCCTATATATAAGGCCCATTCACCACAGATCGGGATGCGCCGTTACTTCATTGAtctcttggctgtcctcagcaaCCGTTGTAATCTCTGTCCTACGGCACGGCATCTTGCTGTCTACTTACTGGACGTCTTTATGGACCACTATGATATCAGTGTCAAGCAACTGTATGTCATTTCGATTGCCTGTCTTCTTCTAGCAA GCAAATTTGAAGAAAAGGAAGATCGAGTTCCAAAGCTGGAGCACTTAAACAACCTGGTATATATGTACAGTGTGAACGTGGTATTGAACAAGAAAGATTTGCTCAGAATGGAACTGCTGCTTTTGGAAAACTTCAACTGGAACCTCTGCCTGCCCACACCAGCACACTACATCGACTACTACCTCTTTGCTTCCGTAGGCGAGAACGACCTTCACAATGGCTGGCCGATCACCTCCCTGACCAAAGTCAAACCTTTCATGGAGAAATATGCGTATTACTTCCTTGATTTCTCAGTGCAAG atcACACTTTCCTTCTTTTTCGTCCATCTTTGATTGCTGCAGCTTGTGTGTGCGCTTCACGTATATGTATGCAGATTTCTCCTGCCTGGACAACACAGCTTGAATTGCTAACATCTTACTCCTGGGAGCATCTTGCCCAGTGCATTGAAATGATGCTCAT ATATTACGAGAATGATGTCAAAGAAGCCAGTAACGTAAAAAAGCAAGTAACAATACAACATCAACAGCAAGTAATGGAAAATCTGAGCCATCAAACCACTACTCAAGTCCTATTTCAGCAATCCAGCTATCACCCTTTAGCCCAACATTCAGCTACTTTTTCCCAGTTTCAGTCACCAGTGCAAGATTTGTGCTCTGCTTATCGTGACTCCTTACAGGCACAGAGGCccagcagcctgcttgctgggaGTGCTAACAGCTCACTGTGCTCTTACGCTGCTCTTCAGGCCAGCCTTCAGCCATCTGCCCAGACTCTGCCCATCCAAACACCTACTGCTATGCAGGTGGCCATGGGAACAGAGCCCAGACACTGCATCTCCATGGCTTATGGCAGTAGCTACTTCAGTGGTCAGCACTCATATGCAGCTGGGTGTTTTGACAGTTAA
- the CCNJL gene encoding cyclin-J-like protein isoform X2: MGRKRMEEQWWKGELAADIHQTLRTKELKLPIYKAHSPQIGMRRYFIDLLAVLSNRCNLCPTARHLAVYLLDVFMDHYDISVKQLYVISIACLLLASKFEEKEDRVPKLEHLNNLVYMYSVNVVLNKKDLLRMELLLLENFNWNLCLPTPAHYIDYYLFASVGENDLHNGWPITSLTKVKPFMEKYAYYFLDFSVQDHTFLLFRPSLIAAACVCASRICMQISPAWTTQLELLTSYSWEHLAQCIEMMLIYYENDVKEASNVKKQVTIQHQQQVMENLSHQTTTQVLFQQSSYHPLAQHSATFSQFQSPVQDLCSAYRDSLQAQRPSSLLAGSANSSLCSYAALQASLQPSAQTLPIQTPTAMQVAMGTEPRHCISMAYGSSYFSGQHSYAAGCFDS, encoded by the exons GAACTTAAGCTGCCTATATATAAGGCCCATTCACCACAGATCGGGATGCGCCGTTACTTCATTGAtctcttggctgtcctcagcaaCCGTTGTAATCTCTGTCCTACGGCACGGCATCTTGCTGTCTACTTACTGGACGTCTTTATGGACCACTATGATATCAGTGTCAAGCAACTGTATGTCATTTCGATTGCCTGTCTTCTTCTAGCAA GCAAATTTGAAGAAAAGGAAGATCGAGTTCCAAAGCTGGAGCACTTAAACAACCTGGTATATATGTACAGTGTGAACGTGGTATTGAACAAGAAAGATTTGCTCAGAATGGAACTGCTGCTTTTGGAAAACTTCAACTGGAACCTCTGCCTGCCCACACCAGCACACTACATCGACTACTACCTCTTTGCTTCCGTAGGCGAGAACGACCTTCACAATGGCTGGCCGATCACCTCCCTGACCAAAGTCAAACCTTTCATGGAGAAATATGCGTATTACTTCCTTGATTTCTCAGTGCAAG atcACACTTTCCTTCTTTTTCGTCCATCTTTGATTGCTGCAGCTTGTGTGTGCGCTTCACGTATATGTATGCAGATTTCTCCTGCCTGGACAACACAGCTTGAATTGCTAACATCTTACTCCTGGGAGCATCTTGCCCAGTGCATTGAAATGATGCTCAT ATATTACGAGAATGATGTCAAAGAAGCCAGTAACGTAAAAAAGCAAGTAACAATACAACATCAACAGCAAGTAATGGAAAATCTGAGCCATCAAACCACTACTCAAGTCCTATTTCAGCAATCCAGCTATCACCCTTTAGCCCAACATTCAGCTACTTTTTCCCAGTTTCAGTCACCAGTGCAAGATTTGTGCTCTGCTTATCGTGACTCCTTACAGGCACAGAGGCccagcagcctgcttgctgggaGTGCTAACAGCTCACTGTGCTCTTACGCTGCTCTTCAGGCCAGCCTTCAGCCATCTGCCCAGACTCTGCCCATCCAAACACCTACTGCTATGCAGGTGGCCATGGGAACAGAGCCCAGACACTGCATCTCCATGGCTTATGGCAGTAGCTACTTCAGTGGTCAGCACTCATATGCAGCTGGGTGTTTTGACAGTTAA